The window GAGGATCACCCGTGGAAAGAATATGAAGATATCCTGATACTCAGCGGTTATACATCAGAGATAATCAGATGAACTCGGCAGAAAGATGAGGGTACTATGGAAAGAGATGGACAAGTTCCTTTTTATAAGATGAAATGGTATGTAGGCACCAAGATTCAACGAGATCTTATTGTTTATACCATCTGTGTAAGTCTGCTCTCGCAGGCGCTGATAGCCAGTTATATCTTTGTGGATAATAATCTCATTACCGACTCGTATGCTCACTATATTATAACGGCTCTCCAGATAGCCTTTTTCGGCTTCATAATATATGGGTTCTGGCTCTCCAATCGTATCGCCGGTCCGCTTTTCCGTCTGAAGAGACATCTGGATGAAGTGGCCGAAGGAAAGGCCGATCCTGAGATCCAGTTTCGTAAGAACGACTATTGCGCAGACCTTGCGGAATCATTTAATGCTGTTGTACAAAAGCGATTTAATCAGTCGTAAAATCTGTCGGTCTTCCCCGGTATCTCACCGGATGAAAACAGTGAATACGGACTTACTCCTGAGCCGCTGCCATTCCCTTCTATCGGTTGTCCGTTGCCCGAGAGAAAGTAACTGATCGTTCTCGGTGTATCCAGTAAACTCCGCTCATATTACCGAAAAAATCCGAGGCATAGTCCAGCGCATCACCTACCATAACCAGGATAACGGCTGGTCGGTGCTCCGAGTTTCGCCCTTTGATGCCCAGGGCGAGACCGTCACGGTGACCGTCCATCAGATGCAGGTCTTTGCCGGAGCCACAATGGAGTTTTCCGGTTCCTGGACCGTACATCCCAAGTTCGGTCGCCAATTCAAGGCCAACGAGGCCACAGAGTTGAAACCGGCCTCTGCCGGGGCCTTGGAAAAATACCTTGGTTCGGGCCTGATCAAAGGGGTCGGTCCCAAGACGGCGCAGAAGATTGTCCGCCATTTCGGCAAGGAGACCCTGGAGGTCTTTGAGGAACGGATCGAACGCCTCATTGAGGTGCCGGGCATTGCCGAGAAAAAGCTCACCTCCATCAGCGCGGCCTGGCAAGAGCATCGGGCCGTTCGGGACGTGATGCTCTTTCTCCAATCCCACGGCATCTCCACCCTCTTTGCCGTGCGTATCTACAAACAGTATGGCGATAACTCCATCGTCTTGGTCTCGGAAAATCCTTACCGTCTGGCAGCGGACTTCTACGGGATCGGCTTCTTCTCTGCTGACAAGGTGGCCCTGTCCATTGGCTTTGCCCCGGATTCACCTCTGCGCATCACAGCGGCCATCCGCCATTCCCTGTCCGCCAGCCGGGAACAGGGACATTGCTACCTCACTCAGGAGCAGATCGCCAAGCAGGTCAATAAGCTGTTGGAGATGAACCTGACTGATCAGATCGCCCTGTTTCTCCACGAGATGGAGCAGGATGATGCCTTGCGGGTACGGCTGCTGGTTACCCGTACCGATTCTGACGCGACGCAGGAGCCGGAGCGTTGCTATTACTCCAAGACCCTGTATTATGATGAAGACTATGTGGCGAGCCGTCTACGTAAACTGACCCGGTCCTTGGAACATGACCCGGCCCGGATCGCCTCCTGGCTGGCACGCTACGCAGAACAGACTGGGGTGCTACTCTCCGAGGAACAGGCAGTAGCGGTTCGCTCTATTGCGGGCTGCCAATGCGCCATCCTTACCGGCGGGCCGGGCTGCGGCAAGACCACCACCACCAAGGTTCTGGTGGCCCTGCTTCGGGCTATGGGCCGGTCGGTTTTGCTGGCGGCACCCACTGGTCGGGCTGCCCAACGCATGGGCGAAGTCATTGGTATGGAGGCCAAGACTATCCATCGTCTCTTGGAATTTCAGGGCACTGGCTTTAAGCGCAACGAAGAAAATCCCCTCCAGACGGATGTGCTGATCCTGGATGAGTGCTCTATGCTGGATATCAGCCTGAGCGCCTCTCTGCTCCGGGCGGTTTCCGACGAGACCG is drawn from Candidatus Electrothrix aestuarii and contains these coding sequences:
- a CDS encoding AAA family ATPase, which codes for MYPVNSAHITEKIRGIVQRITYHNQDNGWSVLRVSPFDAQGETVTVTVHQMQVFAGATMEFSGSWTVHPKFGRQFKANEATELKPASAGALEKYLGSGLIKGVGPKTAQKIVRHFGKETLEVFEERIERLIEVPGIAEKKLTSISAAWQEHRAVRDVMLFLQSHGISTLFAVRIYKQYGDNSIVLVSENPYRLAADFYGIGFFSADKVALSIGFAPDSPLRITAAIRHSLSASREQGHCYLTQEQIAKQVNKLLEMNLTDQIALFLHEMEQDDALRVRLLVTRTDSDATQEPERCYYSKTLYYDEDYVASRLRKLTRSLEHDPARIASWLARYAEQTGVLLSEEQAVAVRSIAGCQCAILTGGPGCGKTTTTKVLVALLRAMGRSVLLAAPTGRAAQRMGEVIGMEAKTIHRLLEFQGTGFKRNEENPLQTDVLILDECSMLDISLSASLLRAVSDETAILFIGDADQLPSVGAGNVLRDMIASTVIPTHTLQTIFRQAEQSQIITFAHQINRGEAPKIDSPFKKPELWNGADCFFIDSDEATKAQLSFIARTKQHLQTVEEREKVSADPFAFDEESLATSYQGFELPEQFQHVNLQALSTAEGPAGELAVVAKKVHPWSSLYYGMTAVDVVQRLYTEWIPKYCGLNCEIQVLSPMIRGSLGTASLNKILQQAVNPGQQGKAEIMVGEKIFRVGDRVIHRRNNYDLGVFNGDIGRITAVNNEALTLQVCFFPDQREVEYQREQITELELAYAITIHKSQGSEFEVVILPVLTQHFRMLFRNLVYTGLTRARKLAVFVGTRKALAMAVHNQDTGLRQTALQELLR